A section of the Mycobacterium sp. 3519A genome encodes:
- a CDS encoding tripartite tricarboxylate transporter permease, with amino-acid sequence MNAVEGLLHGLQAAITPTNLLWLLVGCLLGTLVGILPGLGPPATIAILLPLATGFDPATGLIMMAGIYYGAKYGGSTTSILLNIPGESSSVVTCIDGYEMAKQGRAGKALGIAAIGSFVAGTIGVIGLTFLAPVAADVAVNFGPPEYSALMVFALLLVIMLAGDSMLKGFIAMFIGLFLSTIGTDLFSGAQRFTGDQIELAGGIEFIALSVGIFAVGEVLINIEDKTEKQLFKVPSKFRELLPSRQDIKKSTPAMLQGGVVGFLIGILPGAGSTVASFVSYIIAKKTSKTPEEFGKGSIEGVAAPEAANNSETGGAMVPLLTMGIPGSGTGAVLLGALVLYGLNPGPLLFHEHADVVWPIIASMYLGNIALLVMNLPMVPFFAKLLNTPYKVLYPAILLISVVGVYSVNFSIFDVGMLVVFGLLGYVMRKLDIPPAPLVLAFVLGPIAENAIRQSLLLSNNSPVIYLERPISATLIGLAVVLLVVLAFGRGRKVRDQVVEIDA; translated from the coding sequence GTGAACGCGGTCGAAGGCCTGCTGCACGGTCTTCAGGCGGCGATCACGCCGACCAACCTGTTGTGGTTGCTCGTCGGTTGCCTACTCGGCACGCTCGTCGGCATCCTGCCCGGCCTCGGCCCGCCCGCGACCATCGCAATCCTGCTGCCGCTGGCCACCGGATTCGATCCCGCGACCGGCCTGATCATGATGGCCGGCATCTACTACGGCGCGAAATACGGCGGGTCGACCACCTCGATCCTGTTGAACATCCCCGGTGAGTCCTCATCCGTCGTCACGTGTATCGACGGCTACGAGATGGCCAAACAGGGCAGGGCGGGAAAGGCCCTCGGCATCGCGGCCATCGGGTCCTTCGTCGCGGGCACCATCGGCGTGATCGGCTTGACCTTCCTCGCTCCGGTCGCGGCCGACGTCGCAGTCAACTTCGGTCCGCCGGAGTACTCGGCGCTGATGGTGTTCGCGCTCCTGTTGGTCATCATGTTGGCCGGCGACTCGATGCTCAAAGGCTTCATCGCGATGTTCATCGGCCTGTTCCTGTCCACCATCGGCACCGACCTGTTCTCCGGCGCACAACGGTTCACCGGCGACCAGATCGAACTGGCCGGCGGCATCGAGTTCATCGCGCTGTCCGTCGGCATCTTCGCCGTCGGCGAGGTGCTGATCAACATCGAGGACAAGACCGAGAAGCAACTGTTCAAGGTGCCAAGCAAGTTCCGTGAACTGCTGCCGTCCCGGCAGGACATCAAGAAGTCGACTCCTGCCATGCTGCAGGGCGGCGTCGTCGGGTTCCTGATCGGCATCCTGCCCGGTGCGGGTTCGACGGTCGCGTCGTTCGTGTCCTACATCATCGCCAAGAAGACGTCGAAGACGCCGGAGGAGTTCGGCAAGGGCTCGATCGAGGGTGTCGCAGCGCCAGAGGCCGCGAACAACTCGGAAACGGGCGGTGCGATGGTGCCGCTGCTGACCATGGGTATCCCCGGATCCGGCACGGGCGCAGTGCTTCTCGGCGCGTTGGTGCTCTACGGGCTGAACCCCGGCCCGCTGCTGTTCCACGAACACGCCGACGTGGTGTGGCCGATCATCGCCAGCATGTACCTGGGCAACATCGCCCTGCTGGTGATGAACCTGCCGATGGTGCCGTTCTTCGCCAAGCTGTTGAACACGCCGTACAAGGTGCTCTACCCCGCGATCCTGCTGATCTCGGTCGTCGGCGTGTACAGCGTCAACTTCTCGATCTTCGACGTCGGCATGCTGGTGGTCTTCGGGCTGCTCGGCTATGTCATGCGCAAACTCGACATCCCGCCTGCCCCTTTGGTTCTCGCCTTCGTGCTCGGACCGATCGCCGAAAACGCGATCCGGCAGTCCCTGCTGCTGTCGAACAACAGCCCGGTCATCTACCTCGAGCGGCCCATCTCGGCGACGTTGATCGGCCTGGCCGTCGTGTTGCTGGTGGTGCTGGCATTCGGCCGCGGTCGCAAGGTTCGAGATCAGGTGGTGGAGATCGATGCGTAA